Proteins co-encoded in one Quercus robur chromosome 8, dhQueRobu3.1, whole genome shotgun sequence genomic window:
- the LOC126697168 gene encoding uncharacterized protein LOC126697168 — protein MKLVWSPETASKAYIDTVKLCERYQESGVAELVSAMAAGWNASFIVETWSKGGVMATSIGLAVASGHTGGRHVCIVTDEQSRLEYIEGMVEVGMSPEIIVGEAEEVMDELVGMDFMVVDCMRKDFIRILRLAKLSSRGAVLVCKNASSLRPASTFKWRSVLDGNGNGGSRRLVRSVFLPVGMGLDIAHVAASGNEGNPGSSSGSGSGSVKWIKHVDQKSGEEHVIRKVK, from the exons ATGAAGCTAGTTTGGTCCCCTGAGACGGCATCAAAGGCCTATATTGATACTGTTAAATTA TGTGAGCGTTATCAAGAATCAGGCGTGGCAGAGCTTGTTTCAGCCATGGCTGCAGGTTGGAATGCAAGCTTCATCGTTGAGACATGGTCAAAAGGTGGTGTTATGGCCACAAGTATTGGCTTAGCCGTGGCGAGCGGCCACACGGGTGGAAGACACGTGTGCATAGTCACAGATGAGCAGTCAAGGTTAGAGTATATTGAAGGAATGGTTGAGGTAGGCATGTCACCAGAAATTATTGTTGGAGAGGCAGAGGAAGTCATGGATGAGCTAGTAGGCATGGATTTCATGGTTGTGGATTGTATGCGCAAGGACTTTATAAGAATACTTAGGCTGGCAAAATTGAGCAGCCGTGGTGCAGTTTTGGTGTGTAAGAATGCTAGCAGCTTAAGACCTGCTTCGACTTTCAAATGGCGAAGCGTTCTTGATGGCAATGGCAATGGTGGATCGCGGCGTCTTGTGCGTTCTGTGTTTCTGCCAGTGGGGATGGGACTGGATATTGCACATGTTGCTGCTAGTGGTAATGAAGGAAATCCAGGTTCAAGTTCAGGTTCAGGTTCAGGTTCTGTCAAATGGATCAAGCATGTGGATCAAAAATCAGGAGAAGAGCATGTTATCAGAAAGGTGAAATGA